From a region of the Synchiropus splendidus isolate RoL2022-P1 chromosome 12, RoL_Sspl_1.0, whole genome shotgun sequence genome:
- the p3h3 gene encoding prolyl 3-hydroxylase 3, whose amino-acid sequence MAPPKHLSAVYVAFQLFILKLFHFAEANHGGLSLLQPYDFLYYSGVRSYYNQEWAKAAELIEKSIITRESLFRVRRQCHDVCQTSGQEARQRLDTAKGALWDLWALDWVQQEAECLRFCMGRSVTSTALLPVSSDIDYEFGTRNPYNFLQVTYYKLEKLQKAAAAAQTYFVANPSHLEMRNNIEKYRRMEGVTEEAFQDREIGNERHWVLYDSALQHEASSNWPQAVEKWKACVNETLRQTEECRVQCLVASQPLPEDRGVGTVDGVFEKAAALSLSMLSCRQFCVTQVSTRPGRLSAQEDFLPTQLEHLHIAQFKAGDIRGAVKTLRSLLLFYPSDKDSVDNLQFYFETLGGDRESKETQPCEEISRYVSRSLEEKKLLYFGVEHLDFSFTDPDIWTPEDVVPESIREAWKAEKEKMNEKMKEGEQQIDVDDSGFFAGGPVPQVGVTITMDDELLNGTNRVVFDGVMTEKECERIVQLANAVASAGDGYRGRRSPHTPHETFDGLTVLRAAKLAQDALVNQTDAKLLYELGERARILLHSYFRSPSGLFVAFTHLVCRNAVPGDQQGRIDLSHPVHVDNCLLEPETKQCWREAPAFIHRDLSAILYLNQDFEGGELFFTHRDAKTVTARVKPACGRLVGFSSGPVNPHGVTAVTSGRRCALALWFTKEKLYRDMEREEAEVMWGEPGVKNEEEGGGNTASRNARSQSSKDKSKERGRVTGGRDEL is encoded by the exons ATGGCGCCGCCGAAGCATCTGTCCGCTGTATACGTGGCGTTTCAACTATTTATTCTGAAGTTGTTTCATTTCGCCGAGGCAAACCATGGAGGGCTATCGCTTCTGCAACCGTATGATTTCTTATACTACAGTGGAGTTCGCTCGTATTATAACCAGGAGTGGGCCAAAGCTGCAGAACTGATCGAGAAGTCCATTATTACCAGAGAGTCTCTGTTCAGGGTTCGGAGACAGTGTCACGACGTGTGTCAGACTTCAGGACAAGAAGCTCGCCAGAGGCTTG ACACAGCAAAGGGGGCGCTGTGGGACCTCTGGGCCTTGGACTGGGTTCAGCAGGAGGCAGAATGCCTGAGGTTCTGCATGGGTCGCTCTGTCACTTCCACCGCACTGCTTCCTGTCTCTAGCGACATAGACTATGAGTTTGGCACCCGCAACCCTTACAACTTTCTTCAAGTCACGTATTACAAG CTGGAGAAGCTGCAGAAAGCTGCAGCAGCCGCTCAGACATACTTCGTCGCCAACCCCAGCCACTTGGAGATGAGAAACAACATTGAGAAGTACAGAAGGATGGAGGGAGTGACAGAAGAGGCGTTTCAGGACCGAGAGATTGGCAATGAGAGGCACTGG GTTCTCTATGACTCCGCTCTTCAGCATGAGGCCTCGTCCAACTGGCCCCAAGCTGTTGAGAAGTGGAAAGCATGTGTGAACGAAACACTCCGCCAGACGGAGGAATGCAGGGTTCAGTGCCTTGTCGCTTCTCAGCCGCTGCCGGAGGACAGAGGAGTGGGAACTGTGGACGGGGTGTTTGAGAAAGCTGCTG ctctctctctttccATGCTCTCCTGTCGGCAGTTCTGCGTGACGCAAGTGTCCACACGACCCGGAAGGCTCTCCGCTCAGGAGGATTTCCTGCCTACTCAGCTGGAGCACCTGCACATTGCACAATTTAAAG CCGGCGACATCAGAGGAGCAGTGAAGACTCTTCGGTCTCTTCTCTTGTTCTACCCCTCTGATAAGGACTCAGTAGACAACCTACAGTTCTACTTTGAGACCCTGGGGGGTGACAGAGAGTCAAAGGAGACACAACCCTGTGAG GAGATCAGTCGATATGTTAGTCGCTCTTTGGAAGAAAAGAAGCTACTGTATTTTGGTGTGGAACACTTGgacttcagcttcacagacCCA GATATCTGGACTCCAGAAGATGTGGTACCGGAGTCTATCAGAGAGGCCTGGAA GgctgaaaaagagaaaatgaatgaaaagatgaagGAAGGAGAGCAGCAGATTGACGTTGATGACAGTGGATTTTTTGCTG GTGGTCCGGTTCCACAAGTGGGTGTGACCATCACAATGGATGATGAACTTCTGAACGGGACCAATCGTGTTGTGTTTGATGGAGTGATGACGGAAAAAGAGTGTGAGAGAATAGTGCAGCTAGCAAAC GCTGTAGCCTCTGCTGGGGACGGTTACCGGGGGCGACGGTCCCCCCACACACCTCATGAGACATTTGATGGTCTTACTGTCCTGAGGGCTGCCAAA CTTGCTCAGGATGCCCTGGTGAACCAAACAGACGCTAAGCTGCTGTATGAGCTCGGAGAGCGGGCCCGAATCCTGCTCCATTCCTACTTCAGGAGCCCGTCGGGACTTTTTGTTGCGTTCACTCATCTGGTCTGCCGCAATGCCGTCCCAG GGGACCAGCAGGGCAGGATAGACCTGTCTCACCCCGTCCACGTGGACAACTGTCTCCTGGAGCCGGAGACCAAACAGTGTTGGAGAGAGGCTCCGGCGTTCATTCACAGAGACCTCAG TGCGATTCTCtacctgaaccaggactttgAAGGAGGAGAGTTGTTCTTCACTCACAGAGATGCCAAGACAGTCACA GCTCGTGTCAAACCAGCGTGTGGGCGGCTGGTCGGGTTCTCATCTGGGCCTGTCAATCCTCATGGCGTTACCGCGGTAACCAGCGGCCGCAGGTGTGCGCTGGCCCTCTGGTTCACAAAGGAGAAGCTGTACCGAGACATG gaGCGGGAGGAAGCTGAGGTCATGTGGGGGGAACCGGGTGTTAAAAACGAAGAGGAAGGTGGTGGCAACACCGCCAGTCGGAATGCTCGAAGTCAATCATCAAAAGACAAAAGCAAAGAGAGAGGAAGggtcacaggaggcagagatGAGTTGTGA
- the usp5 gene encoding ubiquitin carboxyl-terminal hydrolase 5 isoform X1 — MADAGEVLMSVLSTIRVPKPGDRVHKDECALSFSSPESEGGLYVCMNSFLGFGSRYVDRHHARSGQRAYLHITRIRKTKKDDDSNSGSGHPPKKKPTRLAIGIEGGFDVEQEHYEEDVKVVILPDRLEVTSDDLANMPDVVKERVSLSMAGIMAADSVSHTLQVQQWDGEVRQESRHAADLKQLDNGIKIPPSGWRCDVCDLQENLWMNLTDGRVLCGRRYFDGSGGNNHALLHYQETGYPLAVKLGTITPDGADVYSYEEDDMVLDSKLPEHLSHFGIDMMTMEKTERTMTELEIAVNQRVGEWEVIQESGTTLRPLYGPGLTGMKNLGNSCYLNSVMQVLFTIPDFEEKYVSNIDKIIDDAPSDPTQDFKTQVAKLGHGLLSGEYSKPAPDPGDENSAPEPRGDQVGIAPRMFKALVGRGHPEFSTNRQQDAQEFLLHFINMVERNCRTGSNPSEAFRFLVEEKIVCQQSQKAKYTQRVDYIVQLPVPMDQATNPEELQEAEHRREQGDTSAPTVPAQIPFTACMAALSEPEILTDFWSSAVQMKTTATKTTRFASFPDHLVIQIKKFTFGLDWIPKKLDVSIDVPDTLDLSALRAMGQQPGEELLPEVAPPPLMTPDVEVKGILGSHGNEEDDSLYSPLLSPVLDDATVSQLCEMGFPMEACRKSVYYTGNTGVESAMNWIMGHMDDPDFASPLVLPGSSSGAGTTPTESASEEHLAAIVNMGFSRDQATKALRATSNVLERAVDWIFSHLDDLESMDVSEGGRSAAESEGGREPAPGPRVKDGAGKYELFAFISHMGTSTMCGHYVCHIKKDQQWVIFNDQKVCASEKPPKDLGYLYFYRRVAE, encoded by the exons ATGGCTGATGCTGGTGAAGTTTTGATGTCGGTGCTGTCCACAATTCGGGTTCCGAAGCCCGGCGATCGGGTCCACAAAGACGAATGCGCCTTGTCATTTTCCTCGCCG GAGAGTGAAGGAGGCCTGTATGTGTGCATGAATAGTTTCTTGGGCTTTGGGAGCAGGTATGTGGACAGACACCACGCACGGTCTGGTCAGAGGGCTTATCTGCACATTACTAGGATTCGCAAGACAAAG AAAGATGACGATAGTAACTCTGGATCTGGACACCCACCAAAGAAGAAGCCCACGAGATTGGCGATAG GAATTGAAGGTGGTTTTGATGTGGAGCAGGAGCATTACGAGGAGGATGTAAAGGTGGTTATCCTACCAGACAGACTCGAAGTGACGTCAGATGACCTTGCAAACATGCCGGATGTCGTGAAAGAAAGG GTGTCCTTGTCTATGGCAGGTATCATGGCTGCAGACTCAGTGTCTCACACCTTGCAAGTTCAGCAGTGGGACGGGGAGGTGAGACAGGAGTCCAGGCATGCAGCTGACCTCAAACAACTCGACAATGGAATTAAAATTCCTCCTAG TGGCTGGCGGTGTGACGTGTGTGACCTCCAGGAGAACCTCTGGATGAATTTGACGGATGGCAGAGTGCTCTGTGGTCGCAGGTATTTTGATGGCTCTGGCGGCAACAACCACGCCTTGCTCCACTACCAGGAGACAGGCTACCCGCTTGCCGTAAAACTGGGAACCATCACTCCAGATGGAGCAG ATGTGTATTCGTATGAGGAGGACGACATGGTCCTGGATTCTAAGCTGCCGGAGCATCTGTCTCACTTTGGGATTGACATGATGACCATGGAGAAG ACTGAGCGAACTATGACCGAGCTGGAGATCGCTGTGAACCAGCGCGTTGGCGAGTGGGAAGTGATCCAAGAGTCTGGGACAACCCTACGTCCCCTCTATGGTCCCGGCCTCACAGGGATGAAGAACCTGGGCAACAGTTGCTACCTCAACTCTGTCATGCAAGTGCTCTTCACCATTCCAGACTTCGAGGAAAA GTACGTGTCAAACATTGACAAGATAATTGACGATGCACCGAGTGACCCTACTCAAGACTTCAAAACTCAAGT AGCCAAGCTTGGTCACGGCCTGTTGTCCGGAGAATACTCCAAACCTGCTCCGGACCCCGGAGATGAGAACAGTGCGCCAGAGCCCAGG GGAGATCAAGTGGGCATCGCCCCCAGAATGTTTAAAGCGCTTGTTGGGCGAGGTCACCCAGAGTTCTCCACCAACAGGCAGCAAGACGCTCAAGAGTTTTTACTGCACTTCATCAACATGGTGGAG AGGAACTGTCGCACCGGCTCCAACCCGTCTGAGGCCTTCAGGTTCCTAGTGGAGGAGAAGATTGTGTGTCAGCAGTCGCAGAAGGCAAAGTACACACAGCGGGTGGACTACATTGTCCAACTCCCCGTGCCCATGGACCAGGCCACCAACCCAG AGGAACTTCAGGAGGCGGAGCATCGGCGTGAGCAGGGCGACACCTCAGCCCCCACAGTTCCTGCACAGATCCCCTTCACAGCCTGTATGGCTGCGCTGAGTGAACCTGAAATCCTCACTGACTTCTGGAGCTCAGCTGTCCAAATGAAGACAACTGCTACCAA AACGACCCGCTTTGCTTCATTCCCTGATCATCTGGTTATTCAGATTAAGAAGTTTACTTTTGGTCTTGACTGGATCCCCAAGAAACTTG ACGTGAGCATCGACGTTCCGGACACGTTGGACCTCAGCGCCCTCCGTGCGATGGGTCAGCAGCCTGGAGAGGAGCTTTTACCAGAGGTGGCCCCGCCCCCACTCATGACCCCAGATGTGGAGGTTAAAGGTATCCTGGGTTCCCACGGCAACGAGGAGGACGACTCGCTCTACTCCCCTCTGCTGT CCCCAGTTCTGGATGATGCCacagtgtctcagctgtgtgaGATGGGATTCCCGATGGAGGCGTGTAGGAAGTCTGTTTACTACACTGGGAACACTGGAGTGGAGTCTGCCATGAATTGGATCATGGGACACATGGATGACCCAG ACTTTGCATCCCCGCTGGTGTTGCCGGGCTCCAGTTCTGGTGCTGGAACCACACCGACTGAGAGCGCCTCTGAGGAACATCTAGCAGCCATCGTCAATATGGGATTCAGTCGAGACCAAGCCACCAAAGCACTTAGAGCCACG AGTAATGTCCTGGAACGGGCAGTGGACTGGATCTTCTCACACCTGGACGACCTTGAGTCCATGGATGTTTCTGAAGGAGGCCGGTCTGCAGCGGAGAGCGAGGGAGGAAGGGAGCCTGCACCTGGGCCGCGTGTGAAAGACGGAGCTGGCA AATATGAGTTGTTCGCATTCATCAGTCACATGGGGACGAGCACAATGTGCGGCCACTATGTTTGTCACATCAAGAAAGATCAGCA GTGGGTCATCTTCAACGATCAGAAGGTTTGTGCTTCGGAAAAGCCCCCCAAGGACCTGGGGTACCTCTACTTCTACCGGAGAGTGGCCGAATGA
- the usp5 gene encoding ubiquitin carboxyl-terminal hydrolase 5 isoform X2 translates to MADAGEVLMSVLSTIRVPKPGDRVHKDECALSFSSPESEGGLYVCMNSFLGFGSRYVDRHHARSGQRAYLHITRIRKTKKDDDSNSGSGHPPKKKPTRLAIGIEGGFDVEQEHYEEDVKVVILPDRLEVTSDDLANMPDVVKERVSLSMAGIMAADSVSHTLQVQQWDGEVRQESRHAADLKQLDNGIKIPPSGWRCDVCDLQENLWMNLTDGRVLCGRRYFDGSGGNNHALLHYQETGYPLAVKLGTITPDGADVYSYEEDDMVLDSKLPEHLSHFGIDMMTMEKTERTMTELEIAVNQRVGEWEVIQESGTTLRPLYGPGLTGMKNLGNSCYLNSVMQVLFTIPDFEEKYVSNIDKIIDDAPSDPTQDFKTQVAKLGHGLLSGEYSKPAPDPGDENSAPEPRGDQVGIAPRMFKALVGRGHPEFSTNRQQDAQEFLLHFINMVERNCRTGSNPSEAFRFLVEEKIVCQQSQKAKYTQRVDYIVQLPVPMDQATNPEELQEAEHRREQGDTSAPTVPAQIPFTACMAALSEPEILTDFWSSAVQMKTTATKTTRFASFPDHLVIQIKKFTFGLDWIPKKLDVSIDVPDTLDLSALRAMGQQPGEELLPEVAPPPLMTPDVEVKAPVLDDATVSQLCEMGFPMEACRKSVYYTGNTGVESAMNWIMGHMDDPDFASPLVLPGSSSGAGTTPTESASEEHLAAIVNMGFSRDQATKALRATSNVLERAVDWIFSHLDDLESMDVSEGGRSAAESEGGREPAPGPRVKDGAGKYELFAFISHMGTSTMCGHYVCHIKKDQQWVIFNDQKVCASEKPPKDLGYLYFYRRVAE, encoded by the exons ATGGCTGATGCTGGTGAAGTTTTGATGTCGGTGCTGTCCACAATTCGGGTTCCGAAGCCCGGCGATCGGGTCCACAAAGACGAATGCGCCTTGTCATTTTCCTCGCCG GAGAGTGAAGGAGGCCTGTATGTGTGCATGAATAGTTTCTTGGGCTTTGGGAGCAGGTATGTGGACAGACACCACGCACGGTCTGGTCAGAGGGCTTATCTGCACATTACTAGGATTCGCAAGACAAAG AAAGATGACGATAGTAACTCTGGATCTGGACACCCACCAAAGAAGAAGCCCACGAGATTGGCGATAG GAATTGAAGGTGGTTTTGATGTGGAGCAGGAGCATTACGAGGAGGATGTAAAGGTGGTTATCCTACCAGACAGACTCGAAGTGACGTCAGATGACCTTGCAAACATGCCGGATGTCGTGAAAGAAAGG GTGTCCTTGTCTATGGCAGGTATCATGGCTGCAGACTCAGTGTCTCACACCTTGCAAGTTCAGCAGTGGGACGGGGAGGTGAGACAGGAGTCCAGGCATGCAGCTGACCTCAAACAACTCGACAATGGAATTAAAATTCCTCCTAG TGGCTGGCGGTGTGACGTGTGTGACCTCCAGGAGAACCTCTGGATGAATTTGACGGATGGCAGAGTGCTCTGTGGTCGCAGGTATTTTGATGGCTCTGGCGGCAACAACCACGCCTTGCTCCACTACCAGGAGACAGGCTACCCGCTTGCCGTAAAACTGGGAACCATCACTCCAGATGGAGCAG ATGTGTATTCGTATGAGGAGGACGACATGGTCCTGGATTCTAAGCTGCCGGAGCATCTGTCTCACTTTGGGATTGACATGATGACCATGGAGAAG ACTGAGCGAACTATGACCGAGCTGGAGATCGCTGTGAACCAGCGCGTTGGCGAGTGGGAAGTGATCCAAGAGTCTGGGACAACCCTACGTCCCCTCTATGGTCCCGGCCTCACAGGGATGAAGAACCTGGGCAACAGTTGCTACCTCAACTCTGTCATGCAAGTGCTCTTCACCATTCCAGACTTCGAGGAAAA GTACGTGTCAAACATTGACAAGATAATTGACGATGCACCGAGTGACCCTACTCAAGACTTCAAAACTCAAGT AGCCAAGCTTGGTCACGGCCTGTTGTCCGGAGAATACTCCAAACCTGCTCCGGACCCCGGAGATGAGAACAGTGCGCCAGAGCCCAGG GGAGATCAAGTGGGCATCGCCCCCAGAATGTTTAAAGCGCTTGTTGGGCGAGGTCACCCAGAGTTCTCCACCAACAGGCAGCAAGACGCTCAAGAGTTTTTACTGCACTTCATCAACATGGTGGAG AGGAACTGTCGCACCGGCTCCAACCCGTCTGAGGCCTTCAGGTTCCTAGTGGAGGAGAAGATTGTGTGTCAGCAGTCGCAGAAGGCAAAGTACACACAGCGGGTGGACTACATTGTCCAACTCCCCGTGCCCATGGACCAGGCCACCAACCCAG AGGAACTTCAGGAGGCGGAGCATCGGCGTGAGCAGGGCGACACCTCAGCCCCCACAGTTCCTGCACAGATCCCCTTCACAGCCTGTATGGCTGCGCTGAGTGAACCTGAAATCCTCACTGACTTCTGGAGCTCAGCTGTCCAAATGAAGACAACTGCTACCAA AACGACCCGCTTTGCTTCATTCCCTGATCATCTGGTTATTCAGATTAAGAAGTTTACTTTTGGTCTTGACTGGATCCCCAAGAAACTTG ACGTGAGCATCGACGTTCCGGACACGTTGGACCTCAGCGCCCTCCGTGCGATGGGTCAGCAGCCTGGAGAGGAGCTTTTACCAGAGGTGGCCCCGCCCCCACTCATGACCCCAGATGTGGAGGTTAAAG CCCCAGTTCTGGATGATGCCacagtgtctcagctgtgtgaGATGGGATTCCCGATGGAGGCGTGTAGGAAGTCTGTTTACTACACTGGGAACACTGGAGTGGAGTCTGCCATGAATTGGATCATGGGACACATGGATGACCCAG ACTTTGCATCCCCGCTGGTGTTGCCGGGCTCCAGTTCTGGTGCTGGAACCACACCGACTGAGAGCGCCTCTGAGGAACATCTAGCAGCCATCGTCAATATGGGATTCAGTCGAGACCAAGCCACCAAAGCACTTAGAGCCACG AGTAATGTCCTGGAACGGGCAGTGGACTGGATCTTCTCACACCTGGACGACCTTGAGTCCATGGATGTTTCTGAAGGAGGCCGGTCTGCAGCGGAGAGCGAGGGAGGAAGGGAGCCTGCACCTGGGCCGCGTGTGAAAGACGGAGCTGGCA AATATGAGTTGTTCGCATTCATCAGTCACATGGGGACGAGCACAATGTGCGGCCACTATGTTTGTCACATCAAGAAAGATCAGCA GTGGGTCATCTTCAACGATCAGAAGGTTTGTGCTTCGGAAAAGCCCCCCAAGGACCTGGGGTACCTCTACTTCTACCGGAGAGTGGCCGAATGA